The following proteins are co-located in the Camelina sativa cultivar DH55 chromosome 12, Cs, whole genome shotgun sequence genome:
- the LOC104733438 gene encoding cationic amino acid transporter 1-like, producing the protein MKFLVPQARAPKVWGLWSRGCLTASIAINIFLLGSISIDVKSFVRFAIWTAKATLKEKMMLQKAEEGGVVADNSGSTTLDHSVCIKCKNIPKSISIGFVGSMVVTTVCYCLMAVTLCLMQPYSQIDPDAPFSVAFSDVGWDWAKYIVAFGALKGMTTVLLVGAIGQARYMTHIARTHMMPPWLAQVNAKTGTPINATVVMLAATALIAFFTKLKILADLLSVSTLFIFMVVAVALLVRRYYVTGETSSRDRNKFLVFLGLILASSTATAVYWALEKEDWIGYCVSAPIWFLSTAGMKFLVPQARAPKVWGVPLVPWLPSASIAINIFLLGSIDVKSFIRFAIWTGVLLVYYILFGLHATYDTAKATLKEKMALQEAEEGGVVADNSGSTVLDH; encoded by the exons ATGAAATTTCTTGTACCGCAAGCTAGGGCTCCAAAAGTTTGGGGTCTTTGGTCCCGTGGTTGCCTTACAGCTTCGATCGCTATTAATATCTTTCTTCTGGGCTCCATCTCCATCGATGTCAAATCTTTCGTTAGGTTTGCAATCTGGACAG CTAAGGCGACActgaaggagaagatgatgttGCAGAAAGCTGAGGAAGGTGGTGTTGTTGCTGATAATTCTGGTTCTACAACTTTAGATCATAGTGTG tgcattaaatgtaaaaacattCCAAAAAGTATTTCTATTGGTTTTGTTGGATCGATGGTGGTTACTACGGTTTGTTATTGTCTCATGGCGGTTACGTTGTGTCTTATGCAACCGTATAGCCAGATTGATCCGGATGCGCCATTCTCGGTTGCTTTTTCGGATGTTGGATGGGATTGGGCTAAGTACATTGTCGCTTTTGGTGCCCTTAAAG GTATGACTACGGTATTGTTAGTTGGAGCCATTGGTCAAGCTAGGTACATGACGCACATTGCACGGACCCATATGATGCCTCCATGGCTAGCTCAAGTCAACGCAAAGACTGGAACACCAATTAACGCTACCGTGGTAATGCTCGCCGCGACAGCTCTCATAGCATTCTTTACGAAACTGAAAATTTTAGCCGATCTTTTGTCTGTTTCGACACTTTTTATCTTCATGGTCGTTGCTGTGGCTCTTCTCGTCAGAAGATATTACGTCACCGGAGAAACATCTTCTCGTGACCGTAACAAGTTTTTAGTGTTCTTAGGTTTGATTCTTGCGTCCTCAACCGCGACTGCTGTATATTGGGCCTTGGAAAAAGAAGATTGGATTGGATATTGCGTTTCGGCTCCGATATGGTTTTTGTCTACAGCTGGAATGAAATTTCTTGTACCGCAAGCTAGGGCTCCGAAAGTTTGGGGTGTTCCTTTGGTCCCGTGGTTGCCTTCAGCTTCGATCgctattaatatatttcttcttGGTTCGATCGATGTCAAATCTTTCATTAGGTTTGCAATTTGGACAGGTGTTCTGCTTGTATATTACATCTTGTTTGGGTTGCACGCAACGTATGATACAGCTAAGGCGACGTTGAAGGAGAAGATGGCGTTGCAGGAAGCTGAGGAAGGTGGTGTTGTTGCTGATAATTCTGGTTCTACAGTTTTAGATCACtag
- the LOC104731434 gene encoding cationic amino acid transporter 1-like has protein sequence MASEQGGDASLRRRGCSCTKDDFLPEESFQSMGNYFKALKETPSRFLDRITTRSLDTDEINEIKARSGHEMKKTLTWWDLMWFGIGAVIGSGIFVLTGLEAREFSGPAVVVSYAVSGVSAMLSVFCYTEFAVEIPVAGGSFAYLRVELGDFMAFIAAGNIILEYVVGGAAVARSWTSYFATLLNHKPDDFRVIVPRLGEDYSHLDPIAVGVCVIICVLAVLGTKGSSRFNYIASIIHMVVILFVVIAGFTKANLKNYSDFTPYGVRGVFKSAAVLFFAYIGFDAVSTMAEETKNPGRDIPIGLVGSMVVTTVCYCLMAVALCLMQPYSQIDPDAPFSVAFSDVGWDWAKYIVAFGALKGMTTVLLVGAIGQARYMTHIARTHMLPPWLAQVNAKTGTPINATVVMLAATALIAFFTKLRILADLLSVSTLFIFMFVAVALLVRRYYVTGETSSRDRNKFLVFLGLIFASSTATAVYWALGKEDWIGYCVSAPIWFLSTAGMKFLVPQARAPKVWGVPLVPWLPSASIAINIFLLGSIDVKSFIRFAIWTGVLLVYYVLFGLHATYDTAKATLKEKMALQEAEEGGVVADNSASTALDH, from the exons atggcaTCGGAACAAGGTGGTGACGCTAGCCTACGTAGGCGAGGCTGTTCATGCACAAAAGATGATTTCTTACCGGAGGAATCGTTCCAAAGCATGGGGAATTACTTTAAGGCACTTAAAGAAACACCTAGTAGGTTCTTGGATCGTATTACCACTCGTTCACTCGACACCGACGAGATCAACGAGATAAAGGCTCGTAGTGGTCACGAGATGAAGAAAACGTTGACGTGGTGGGATCTGATGTGGTTTGGTATCGGTGCAGTCATTGGCTCCGGTATATTCGTTCTCACCGGACTTGAAGCACGTGAATTTTCCGGTCCTGCCGTTGTGGTGTCTTATGCCGTCTCCGGTGTCTCCGCCATGCTTTCCGTCTTTTGTTACACCGAGTTCGCCGTTGAGATTCCCGTCGctg GCGGTTCTTTCGCTTACTTAAGAGTGGAGCTAGGGGACTTCATGGCATTCATCGCCGCCGGAAACATAATCCTCGAATACGTAGTCGGCGGAGCTGCCGTTGCTCGATCATGGACCTCTTACTTCGCCACTCTTTTGAATCATAAACCTGACGACTTCCGCGTCATAGTTCCCCGTCTTGGCGAAGACTATAGCCACTTAGATCCAATCGCCGTCGGAGTTTGCGTGATCATTTGCGTTTTAGCAGTCCTTGGCACAAAAGGATCCTCAAGATTTAATTACATCGCTTCTATAATCCACATGGTCGTGATTCTCTTTGTTGTTATCGCGGGATTTACTAAAGCCAACCTAAAAAACTACAGCGATTTCACTCCGTATGGCGTTAGAGGAGTGTTTAAATCCGCGGCGGTTCTTTTCTTTGCCTATATTGGATTTGATGCTGTTTCGACGATGGCTGAGGAGACCAAAAATCCAGGGAGAGATATTCCTATTGGTCTTGTTGGATCGATGGTGGTTACCACGGTTTGTTATTGTCTCATGGCGGTTGCGTTGTGTCTCATGCAACCGTATAGCCAGATTGATCCGGATGCGCCATTCTCGGTTGCTTTTTCGGATGTTGGATGGGATTGGGCTAAGTACATTGTCGCGTTTGGTGCCCTTAAAG GTATGACGACGGTTTTGTTAGTTGGAGCCATTGGTCAAGCTAGGTACATGACGCACATTGCCCGGACCCATATGTTGCCTCCATGGCTAGCTCAAGTCAACGCAAAGACCGGAACACCGATTAACGCTACCGTGGTAATGCTCGCAGCGACAGCTCTCATAGCCTTCTTCACAAAACTGAGAATTTTAGCCGATCTCTTGTCTGTTTCGACACTTTTCATCTTCATGTTCGTTGCTGTGGCTCTTCTCGTCAGAAGATATTACGTCACCGGAGAAACATCTTCTCGTGACCGTAACAAGTTTTTAGTGTTCTTAGGTTTGATTTTTGCGTCCTCAACCGCGACTGCTGTATATTGGGCCTTGGGAAAAGAAGATTGGATTGGATATTGCGTTTCGGCTCCGATATGGTTTTTGTCTACAGCTGGAATGAAATTTCTTGTACCGCAAGCTAGGGCTCCGAAAGTTTGGGGTGTTCCTTTGGTCCCGTGGTTGCCTTCAGCTTCGATCgctattaatatatttcttcttGGTTCGATCGATGTCAAATCTTTCATTAGGTTTGCAATCTGGACAGGTGTTCTGCTTGTATATTATGTCTTGTTTGGGTTGCACGCAACGTATGATACAGCTAAGGCGACGTTGAAGGAGAAGATGGCTTTGCAGGAAGCTGAGGAAGGTGGTGTTGTTGCTGATAATTCAGCTTCTACAGCTTTAGATCACTAg